The stretch of DNA CAGTCGCGCACTCGGCGGCGCATCGTTGGCGACCGCGATCGCCAGACCGCGCGCAGACAAGGCGGCACGCTCCTCCCGCGCTACGGTAGGATTGTTCGTCAGGCGATAGATCGCGGCGAGCGTACGCAGACCATTAGGCGACTGCGCCAGCGCCGATGCGAGTTCGGCACGCTGTCCAGCCAGCGCAGCCGCCTTGGACCCGGTCGGTTCGGGAGCAACCGCGACGCCCTTGCTGGATAGCCATTGCTCCAGGACTCCGTCGAGTCCGTCGTCGATCGACGGCCGCTCGAACGCGGTCGAACAGCGCATCTCGACCCGCACGTGATAGCGAAAAAAAGCGGGGATCGCCTGGACCTTTTCGGCAGGCCATGACCAACCCTTCACCGCACGCACAAACTCCAGCGCGACCTGCCCGCCACCCGCCGCATAGATCGGCACCGCCTGGTCGATGGTGCCGTCGGATGCGATGTTGAACTCGACCACCGCGACGTCCTGCGGCCTGAGACCGGCATCGCCGCCACAGTCCGGCGAGCGCATTTCGGCGGCGGGATCGAACGATCCCTTCACCATGCGCCCTGCACCGGTATAGGCCATGTACCGCCGCGCCTCGTCGGCGTTGCCACCCAGCAGGAACGCGATAGCGGCATCCGACCGGGCCGAGGCGTCCATGATATCGACCTTGTTTGTTTCGAGCCCGCCCAGCAGCTTGATCGCCTGCAGCGCACTGGCACGGGCGCCGGCGATATCACCGGTATTGAGCTTCAGCAGGGTCCGCTCGCGCGCGAAACGTGCGGCTACGCTCTTCTCGAGCTCTACCGTACCGGCCAACGCGTCGCTCCGCGCCAAGGTCGCCGCCGCGGCCGTAGGATCGATGAAGATCTGCGCGGTCACCAGCGACAGCATCGCGCCCAGCTTGTCGGCGGTACTGACCGCACTCGCCTCCGCCTGCTGGAGCGCGGTCACGGCGCCCGCATAATCGAGCGTATCGGTGGCAACCTGACCCAGGACGAGAAAGGCGCGCGTCCGATCCTCCGCAAGACTGGCATCGTCCGCCGGAAGCAGCGCGAGCCCAGCCCGCGCAGCCTTCACCGACTCGTCGGCGCGGTTCAGCGCGAACAGCGTCGGTGCCTTGCGCACCAGCACGATGCCGCGGCTGCGCGACCCAGGCTTCGTCCGTGCTTCCAGCTTTTCCCAGGCCGCCAGCGACGCCGCGCGATCGGGCTTGGCGTCCAGCGCCGTTGCAGCGTCGAAGTCCTGCTGGATCGTCGTCGTCGCTGGCGGCGTGGACGGCGGCGTTTGGGCACCCACGGGCACCAGCCCGGTCGCCATCGCCAGAGCGCCCGCGCTCGACAGCGCCGTCTTCTTGAAACGCATCACATCCCCCACGTCGCAACCCCACGCCTCGTTTGCGTGCAACTTGCAATGGTTCGGAGAAGGATGCCAGAGGGTCTGTAAGCCGGGTTCTGTCCATTTCCGATCCTTCGATACGGAAGTTAGGCGACCATTCCTCTAGGACGACGGTTGCCCGCCGCCTCAAGCAATCAACCCGGGTGACGAGCTGAAACGAAGCCCATGTGCCACCCCTATTCGATCTTGCTCCCGGTGGGGTTTGCCGTGCCGCCCCTGTTACCAGGCGCGCGGTGCGCTCTTACCGCACCCTTTCACTCTGACCGCCCCGACTTGCGCCGAGGGTTGGCCGTCTGCTCTCTGTGGCACTTTCCCTAAGGTCACCCTCGCCGGGCGTTACCCGGCACCGTCGTTTCGCGGAGCCCGGACTTTCCTCGCGGATGCCATTACAACATCCCCGCGGCCGCCCGACCCTCTGGCGGGGTGAGCCCTAGCGTGGGTGGGTGAGATGCACCACCGTTTTTAACGAGCGCGCTTTTCCAACCGCAACGCGCTCCCCTCCATGAAAGGGAGGGGCTGGGGGTGGGTAGGCCAGCTTTGGTCGCGACCGTCCCGTGATACGGAAACCGACCCACCCCCAACCCCTCCCTTCCAGGGAGGGGGGAAAGAGGTCAGTCACCCCCCATCGGCTTGGGCAACAACAACGCCAGCAATATGCAGCGACACTCCGCATCGACCTCGCCATCGACCAGTTCCGGCCGGAACCGCCGCTGGAACGCCATCGTGGCCGCCATCCGGTTCTCAACGTCATACCCGAAGCGTTCGAGCGCGAGGCAGAATCCACCCTCGGTCCAGCCGGGGTCCATCAGATTCTTGGTCGGCCGGGGTAACGCCAACCGCCGCTTCGCCAATTCGTGCCACGGGAACAGCTCGCCCGGATCGCGCTTGCGCAGCGGTGCGATATCGGAGTGGCCGACGATGTTGCCGCGCGTGATCTCGTGGCGATCCTTGATCTCGGCGACCAGCTGCACGACCGACGCAATCTGCTCGAGCGGGAACGGACGATAGCCGAACTCATGGCCCGGATTGACGATCTCGATACCGATGCTCGCCGAGTTCACGTCGTCGACGTCGCGCCAGTGCGACTTGCCGGCATGCCAGGCGCGCTTGTCCTCGGCGACCATCCGCAGGACCGTGCCGTCCTCCTCGACCAGGTAATGCGAGGACACCTTCGCCTCCGGATCGCGCAACCGGGCGATCGCCGACGCGCCGTCCTGCATCCCGGTATAGTGCAGCACGATCATCGTGATGGGGAGCGAACGATCGTCGAAATTGGGTGACGGGGTCTCGATGAACTTCAAGCCAGATTCCCTCATAGCCATCGGGCCAGCACCGACGGCACAGTCATGATCGCGGCGATCGTGATGGGCCAATGTGACGCCACCGCCCTGACGCATCAATAGCCAACGCACCGTGCGGGCGAACGGCGCGAGAAGCAGGACGGGTTCGGGATCGAACGCGATTCCGCTCGTCCCCCTTGCCGTCGGGCGGCATCCGCGCGAAAGCCGCTCGCGAAAAGGGAGTTGCCATGTCCGTGATGTCCGACCGCTGGATCCGCGAGCGCGCGCTGGGCGATGCGATGATCGAACCGTTCCACGAAGCGCAGCGCCGCGACGGCTGCATCTCGTACGGGTTGTCGTCCTATGGCTACGACGCGCGCGTCGCCGACGAGTTCAAGATCTTCACCAATGTCGACAGCGCGATCGTCGACCCGAAGGACTTCGCCGCGAACAGCTTCGTCGACCGCAAGACCGACGTCTGCATCATCCCGCCGAACAGCTTTGCGCTCGCCCGCACCGTCGAATATTTCCGGGTGCCGCGCGACGTGCTGGTGATCTGCCTCGGCAAATCGACCTATGCGCGCTGCGGGATCATCGTCAACGTGACCCCGCTGGAGCCCGAATGGGAGGGGCACGTGACGCTGGAATTCTCCAACACTACGCCGCTGCCCGCCAAGATCTACGCGAACGAAGGCGCGTGCCAGTTCCTGTTCCTCAAGGGCAACGAGCCTTGCGAGGTCAGTTATGCGGACCGGGCAGGTAAATATATGGGGCAGCGCGGAGTGACGCTGCCACGGCTTTAAAGCTTTTGGCTTAAGGCTCAGGCTCAGGCTCAGGCTCAGGCTCAGGCTCAGGCTCAGGCTCAGGCTCAGGCTCAGGCTCAGGCTCAGGCTCAGGCTCAGGCTCAGGCTCAGGGTAGGCTTGCGCGGGCGGCTACACAGGGTTTCACTGCGAAGTGCCGTTAGTCCCGATTAGCTGATCCTCACGTCCGCACCACCTTCTTGGCGCGCGCCCGGACCCGCTGTCATGCACTTACAGATGCGGCTGCACCCCATCTCCACACCACACCACCTCCCCGGCGAAGGCCGGGGCCCAATTGGCAGGGTCTCAGTAACGACGCGCACCACTCAGTTGGCCACGTTCCCCGGCTAGGCCCCGGCCTTCGCCGGGGTGGTGGTGGGGCTTGTCGCAGCAAACGACATTTCCAGCTGCTGAACGGTAAGATCGCACACAAGTCGAACGCGCACGGAACCCAACTCGTGGGTGAAGATCCTGGGGAACCGGGGACTATCCTACTACGCGGCCATGGGTAGGCGTACCGTAGCTCTTAGCTGTTTCCCGTAGGTCCATACCTAAGAACGGTAGCCAATCTTAGCCCAGAGCGTGCTGTTTCCCCGCGAAGGCGGGGACCCAAACTGGGCTCCCGCCTCCGCCGGAGAACAAGACTGCAAGCGACCGTATCAGATCACCTGCTCAGCTTTCATCGAGTCGCGAGTTGCTGCCCCTGCCGGGCAAGCGCACGGCTAGCCAGATCGTGCGACGACATCACCGTGCCCGACGGCAGGTCCATCGCCACAGACGGCCGGTCCAGCACCGCCGCATACAAGGCGCGTGCCTCCGACTCCCGGCCGGTCCGACGATACACAGACGCCAGATTGAGCATCAGTTCGGGGCGCTGCGGAAAGATCTTCCGCTCGGCAAGAATGCGCTGCTCGGCCGTGGACAGATCACCCGCCGCGATCGCGGTGTAGCCGGTACGATCGACCGTCGCCGACTGGCCTGCCAGAGCGGGCGTCGCTGCGCCGAGGGTTGCGAGAACGAACAGGACACTTTTGCGCATCATCCATCTCCACTGACCTTCGCGTTTTGGAAGGTTTCATTTTTGTGACAACGGTGTGTCACTTCGATGACTGTCATACAAGTACATTGATCAAGTTCGCTCGCACGACGGCAGACTTTCATCCGCGATACGCCCAGCCCTCCCCACTGCTCCAACTCAGCCACTCCACGGACGTCGCGACCACAACAAAAAAGGGCGGCCCCGGAGGACCGCCCTTTGGACGTTCGATACTGTATGCAGAGCGACTTAGAAGTCGTTGCGATACTGCTCGTTGCCGATGAAACCGAGCTTGGTGATCGCGGACCGCTTGATCACGGCCAACGTCCGATCGACCACTTCGTACCGCGCCTGCGGATCAGGCTGGAAGTGGAGTTCGGGCTCGGGCGTCATGCCGGCGGACTGGTCCAGATACTGGCGCAGCGTCACCTCGTCGACCGGCGCACCGTTCCACGCGATAACACCGGCGGGATCGATCGAGATCTTGTTCTTCTCGGGATTGACCGGGTTCTGCGGCTGGTTCGGGCTGTTGACCGGAAGGTCGACCTTGACCGCATGCGTCTGGATTGGGATCGTGATGATGAACATGATGAGGAGAACGAGCAGGACGTCGATCAACGGCGTCATGTTCATTTCCATCATCGGCGAGCCATCTTCTTTGCCGCCGCTCATTGCCATTCTATACTACTCCTAAATTCTTCCGAGCGACCATCAGCGTTCAGTGGAAACGCCGGGGGGCGGTTCGGAGATGAAGCCGACGCGGGCAAAACCAGCGCGCTGCATCGTATAGATCGTGCCGCCGATGCACTTGTAGGGCGCGTTCACGTCACCGCGAATATGCGCCTCGGGCAGTTCCAGACCAGCGGCGGTCGGGCCACCCTGACGATCGATCTCGGCCTTCAGCTTGACCACGGCGCGATCGAGCAGTTCGGTCGAACTGACGGGCGACATGCCCCAATAGACCGCACAGCTACCGTCGGGCTTGGTCGTCACCGACAGCGAGACGTTCTCTGGCTT from Sphingomonas faeni encodes:
- the dcd gene encoding dCTP deaminase encodes the protein MSVMSDRWIRERALGDAMIEPFHEAQRRDGCISYGLSSYGYDARVADEFKIFTNVDSAIVDPKDFAANSFVDRKTDVCIIPPNSFALARTVEYFRVPRDVLVICLGKSTYARCGIIVNVTPLEPEWEGHVTLEFSNTTPLPAKIYANEGACQFLFLKGNEPCEVSYADRAGKYMGQRGVTLPRL
- a CDS encoding N-acetylmuramoyl-L-alanine amidase: MIVLHYTGMQDGASAIARLRDPEAKVSSHYLVEEDGTVLRMVAEDKRAWHAGKSHWRDVDDVNSASIGIEIVNPGHEFGYRPFPLEQIASVVQLVAEIKDRHEITRGNIVGHSDIAPLRKRDPGELFPWHELAKRRLALPRPTKNLMDPGWTEGGFCLALERFGYDVENRMAATMAFQRRFRPELVDGEVDAECRCILLALLLPKPMGGD
- a CDS encoding ExbD/TolR family protein — encoded protein: MAMSVGGDSTESSISDINTTPLVDVMLVLLIIFLVTTTVAVQAVQLKLPEVRFDPTMTKPENVSLSVTTKPDGSCAVYWGMSPVSSTELLDRAVVKLKAEIDRQGGPTAAGLELPEAHIRGDVNAPYKCIGGTIYTMQRAGFARVGFISEPPPGVSTER
- a CDS encoding ExbD/TolR family protein, with product MAMSGGKEDGSPMMEMNMTPLIDVLLVLLIMFIITIPIQTHAVKVDLPVNSPNQPQNPVNPEKNKISIDPAGVIAWNGAPVDEVTLRQYLDQSAGMTPEPELHFQPDPQARYEVVDRTLAVIKRSAITKLGFIGNEQYRNDF
- a CDS encoding tetratricopeptide repeat protein, with translation MRKSVLFVLATLGAATPALAGQSATVDRTGYTAIAAGDLSTAEQRILAERKIFPQRPELMLNLASVYRRTGRESEARALYAAVLDRPSVAMDLPSGTVMSSHDLASRALARQGQQLATR